In a single window of the Acinetobacter tibetensis genome:
- the polA gene encoding DNA polymerase I: MSPFVLVDGSYFLFRAFHAVPPLTTSTGLHTNAVRGAISAIQKLMRRTQPTHMAVIFDTPEPTFRHELSPIYKGDRPSMPEELAQQIPYLHALIRALGIPVHMLPGAEADDIIGTLAKRAEAKGQQVLISTGDKDMAQLVTEKVTLEDSFKEKPMDINGVFEKFGVWPNQIIDYLTLMGDASDGIMGVPGVGAKTAAKLLTEYGSIGGILENVDQIKGKVGQNIKDNVEGIAIDHQLASIVCDLEISVCYEDLAIQDPNVNELRRLYTELEFRNQLQSLDHPNNPNHTNNKQSNASLQQAPVAAPIETEDQATLTSVDDQLGQANYHTVLSAEVWAKLLQRMQSASKFAIDTETTSLDYRIAEMVGFSIAFDAQDAYYIPLAHDYEGAPEQLERESVLAQIKPILENPEIKKIGHHLKYDAHIFANHGIELQGWYFDTMLASYVLNSVATRHGMDDVARLYLSHLTTTYEEVAGKGAKQKTFNQIEIETAAHYAAEDAHVTFRLYEVLDKKLKVHPELINILHNIEVPVARVLTSMEENGIQLDLQFLDQLGEDFSKTMQDLENQITELAGQPFNVSSPKQVGEILFDKLGLKGGKKTATGQYSTSESILEKLDHPISALILDYRGLSKLKSTYTDGLLKQANNDTHRVHTSYHQALTATGRLSSTDPNLQNIPVREEIGRQIRKAFIAPEGRVLLAADYSQIELRLMAHFSQDDALLDAFRHGQDVHRRTASEVLNIPLDQVTNDQRRQAKAVNFGLLYGMSEFGLTRQLGFSREESQNYIKQYFHRYPGIYEYMQRTRQVALEQGFVETILGRRLYTPEIDARNMMIRKAAERAAINAPLQGSAADIIKIAMIEVDKILPKDQAKMLLQVHDELVFEVDAEIADELAPKLAKVMQSVLEISVPLLVEVGKGQNWDEAH, encoded by the coding sequence ATGTCACCATTTGTATTGGTCGATGGGTCATATTTTTTATTTCGCGCTTTCCATGCGGTCCCACCTCTGACAACTTCTACGGGGTTGCACACCAATGCTGTACGTGGCGCAATTTCTGCAATTCAGAAACTGATGCGTCGTACTCAACCGACGCACATGGCAGTCATTTTTGATACCCCAGAACCGACTTTCCGCCATGAACTTTCACCCATTTATAAAGGTGATCGACCAAGCATGCCAGAGGAATTGGCACAACAAATTCCATATTTACACGCCTTAATCCGTGCTTTGGGTATTCCAGTGCATATGCTGCCTGGTGCAGAGGCTGACGATATTATCGGGACATTAGCCAAACGCGCTGAAGCCAAAGGACAGCAAGTCCTGATTTCGACTGGCGATAAAGACATGGCGCAACTGGTCACCGAAAAAGTCACGCTTGAAGACAGCTTTAAAGAAAAGCCTATGGACATCAATGGCGTTTTTGAAAAGTTTGGGGTCTGGCCAAACCAAATAATCGACTATCTGACTTTAATGGGCGATGCATCTGACGGCATTATGGGCGTACCAGGAGTCGGTGCTAAAACCGCAGCCAAACTGCTGACCGAATATGGTTCAATTGGTGGTATTTTAGAAAATGTCGACCAGATTAAAGGCAAAGTTGGTCAAAACATTAAAGACAATGTTGAAGGCATCGCGATCGACCATCAACTGGCCAGTATTGTCTGTGATTTAGAAATTAGCGTTTGCTACGAAGATCTAGCCATCCAAGACCCAAATGTGAATGAATTACGTCGTCTATACACCGAACTAGAATTCCGTAATCAATTACAATCCTTGGATCACCCCAACAATCCAAACCATACGAACAACAAACAAAGTAATGCCAGCCTTCAGCAGGCTCCTGTAGCAGCTCCAATTGAAACTGAAGATCAAGCGACTTTAACCAGTGTTGATGATCAACTCGGGCAAGCCAACTATCATACGGTGTTGTCCGCAGAGGTTTGGGCAAAATTATTACAACGTATGCAAAGTGCGAGCAAGTTCGCAATTGATACTGAAACCACCAGTCTGGATTATCGTATTGCTGAAATGGTGGGCTTTTCTATTGCTTTTGATGCACAAGATGCTTACTACATCCCTCTCGCGCATGATTATGAAGGTGCACCTGAACAATTAGAGCGTGAAAGCGTGCTTGCACAAATTAAACCAATTTTAGAAAATCCTGAGATTAAAAAAATTGGTCATCACCTGAAATATGATGCACATATTTTTGCCAATCATGGGATTGAACTGCAAGGTTGGTATTTTGACACCATGCTGGCATCGTATGTGCTGAATTCTGTCGCTACTCGTCATGGAATGGATGATGTGGCTCGCCTGTATTTAAGCCACCTTACCACCACCTATGAAGAAGTCGCAGGTAAAGGGGCGAAACAAAAGACCTTCAATCAAATTGAAATTGAGACTGCCGCACACTATGCAGCCGAAGATGCCCATGTCACCTTCCGTCTGTATGAGGTGCTGGATAAAAAACTTAAAGTACATCCAGAACTAATCAATATTTTGCATAATATTGAAGTACCTGTAGCACGTGTATTAACGTCAATGGAAGAAAATGGTATTCAGCTTGATCTTCAATTTTTAGATCAATTGGGTGAAGATTTTTCCAAAACCATGCAAGATTTGGAAAATCAGATTACCGAATTGGCAGGTCAACCATTTAATGTCAGCTCTCCGAAACAAGTCGGTGAAATCCTGTTTGATAAACTGGGGTTAAAAGGCGGCAAAAAAACTGCCACAGGACAATACAGCACCAGCGAAAGTATTTTAGAAAAATTAGACCATCCCATTAGTGCTCTGATTTTGGATTATCGCGGCTTATCTAAACTTAAAAGCACCTATACCGATGGTTTATTGAAACAAGCCAACAATGATACCCACCGCGTACATACCAGTTATCACCAAGCGTTGACTGCGACAGGACGTTTATCTTCGACCGATCCAAATTTACAGAATATTCCTGTCCGTGAAGAAATTGGGCGTCAGATTCGTAAGGCATTTATTGCGCCTGAAGGTCGAGTGTTACTGGCAGCCGACTATTCACAAATTGAACTGCGTTTAATGGCACATTTCTCTCAGGATGATGCCCTGTTAGATGCCTTCCGTCATGGTCAAGACGTACATCGCCGCACAGCTTCGGAAGTATTGAACATTCCATTAGATCAGGTGACTAACGATCAGCGTCGTCAAGCTAAAGCCGTCAACTTTGGTCTGTTATATGGTATGTCGGAATTTGGCTTGACTCGTCAATTGGGCTTTAGCCGTGAAGAATCACAGAACTATATCAAACAATATTTCCATCGCTATCCAGGCATTTACGAGTACATGCAACGCACACGTCAAGTTGCTTTGGAACAAGGCTTTGTCGAAACCATTTTAGGCCGTCGTTTATATACGCCAGAGATTGATGCGCGCAACATGATGATCCGTAAAGCAGCTGAACGCGCGGCAATTAATGCCCCACTGCAAGGCAGTGCTGCGGACATTATTAAAATCGCAATGATTGAAGTGGATAAAATTCTACCGAAAGATCAAGCCAAAATGCTCTTACAAGTACACGATGAATTGGTCTTTGAAGTGGATGCCGAAATTGCAGATGAATTGGCACCAAAACTGGCTAAAGTAATGCAATCGGTACTGGAAATTTCTGTTCCGCTACTGGTTGAAGTCGGTAAAGGTCAGAACTGGGATGAAGCACACTAA
- a CDS encoding DUF2339 domain-containing protein: protein MYKKDKQGMVLLLIALTVLLVIAIVMQWQSTVVAAALGLTVVMVQSISNIHQRLVQLEHISSQPFIQAAGIGTQKILIYGAALVALWAYANTWMWMVGGALLVLLLCLIQLISAFQRRLALLEQPQQQPSGFITRTSTLPMSEQPLPPAMPMSGQLTMTQQQDATVQQPQQTSVDLNTASSGSSPAWWQPAVDWMQHGNPILRVAVALLMVGVVLLLRFASEHWQLSLAVKLGFIALAGGATTFAGYLLQRKNALFAIALQGLGLAVIFLTLIFAHHFEVLQSLMTASVLFVILLGITVVLSLKQQALYLAILALSMAYLAPLLIPHTHPDVVFLFGYYFVINLAVVVVNYLQPWKILHQIAFFATMFIGGSVIGIYAENSQLNTLDIILWLHIALFIWLSIRYSQLMVAEQQQQRESETLSNKKKLQPILDVGLIFSVPVLGFSLHAFLMHDSTVALTWGAAALAVIYGLLNFWIKRQHPQLSILAKSFFILAVVFTALIFPLAKGAHWTSTGWVIQGTALIVWGITERYRLSRYVGVGLVLLSTIALMYQIWSNDDFPILTTVIYAIAQFISAFYLLHYQDVEEYFSARILSGIFLVSGMYAGAIAGVELMHWQPWAFSCSIAIATVLLACFSVVVQFKSKLEWQSLQLTLLGSLLLLLYGLSVFEDVFTTQRWTSQTVQFSFAISAVVLSLMLIFMQRLSVRIANQLWAAILCLALASAGLALFPQMPIATLGVVPLLYAFYEFFKLKRDFVNQTSVWGLGLLWLLVLNLDSYSALHYYAAPLLNLTDVLSLLMFTGLLWIIYRHDFEEQSSLEWSVKITTILIGLLVFSSIVVRAMHHYLATPLWGSAIWHDGSVQLSLTLLWVILAFVLMTFSSQRHIRQIWFVGAALLAIVVFKLLLLDLSQSGTLTRVISFIGSGAVMLVIAYIAPLPPSLVEQKKER from the coding sequence ATGTATAAAAAAGACAAACAGGGAATGGTTCTACTCTTAATCGCATTAACCGTATTGTTAGTAATTGCGATAGTGATGCAATGGCAATCGACAGTAGTCGCTGCTGCCCTTGGGTTAACCGTCGTGATGGTGCAGTCAATCTCGAATATCCATCAGCGTTTAGTGCAATTAGAACACATATCATCACAACCCTTTATTCAAGCAGCAGGAATTGGGACACAAAAGATTCTGATTTATGGGGCTGCCTTGGTGGCATTGTGGGCCTATGCCAATACATGGATGTGGATGGTCGGTGGGGCATTGCTGGTTTTACTGCTGTGTTTGATTCAATTGATCAGTGCATTTCAGCGGCGATTGGCTCTATTAGAGCAACCGCAGCAACAACCTTCGGGGTTTATCACTAGAACTTCCACATTACCGATGTCAGAGCAGCCGCTTCCTCCTGCAATGCCAATGTCGGGACAGTTGACGATGACGCAACAACAGGATGCAACTGTTCAACAACCGCAGCAAACCTCAGTTGACTTAAATACAGCGTCATCAGGGTCTTCACCCGCATGGTGGCAACCTGCTGTGGATTGGATGCAGCATGGCAATCCAATTTTAAGAGTTGCCGTTGCTCTACTTATGGTCGGTGTCGTGTTGTTGCTGCGTTTTGCCAGTGAACATTGGCAATTAAGTTTAGCGGTGAAACTGGGATTTATTGCGCTTGCAGGTGGAGCGACCACATTCGCGGGTTATTTGCTGCAACGTAAAAATGCATTGTTTGCCATCGCCCTTCAGGGCTTAGGTTTAGCAGTCATCTTTCTTACGCTGATTTTTGCTCATCATTTTGAAGTGCTGCAAAGTCTAATGACTGCCAGCGTTTTATTTGTGATTTTGTTGGGTATTACCGTGGTGCTGAGTCTGAAGCAGCAAGCACTGTATCTGGCTATTCTTGCTTTGAGTATGGCGTATCTAGCACCTTTACTCATTCCGCACACTCATCCCGATGTGGTGTTCTTATTTGGCTATTATTTTGTGATTAATTTGGCTGTGGTCGTGGTCAATTATTTGCAGCCATGGAAAATACTGCACCAGATCGCTTTTTTTGCCACGATGTTTATTGGCGGATCAGTGATTGGGATTTACGCGGAAAATTCGCAACTGAATACTCTCGATATCATTTTATGGTTGCATATTGCACTATTTATTTGGCTCAGTATCCGTTATAGCCAGTTGATGGTGGCAGAGCAACAGCAACAACGAGAATCAGAAACCCTCTCAAATAAGAAAAAGCTTCAACCGATTTTAGATGTGGGACTCATTTTTAGTGTCCCTGTACTGGGGTTTTCATTACATGCTTTTTTAATGCATGACTCTACTGTAGCGTTGACTTGGGGAGCTGCTGCATTGGCAGTAATTTATGGGCTATTGAATTTTTGGATTAAGCGTCAGCATCCGCAATTGTCTATCTTAGCCAAAAGCTTTTTTATTCTGGCTGTTGTATTTACTGCTTTGATCTTTCCGTTGGCAAAAGGGGCGCACTGGACCTCTACAGGTTGGGTGATTCAAGGTACTGCTTTAATTGTTTGGGGCATTACTGAACGCTATCGTTTAAGTCGGTATGTGGGTGTCGGATTGGTTCTGCTCAGTACTATCGCACTGATGTACCAGATTTGGTCGAATGATGATTTTCCTATTTTAACCACGGTCATTTATGCCATTGCGCAATTTATTTCGGCATTTTATTTATTACATTATCAGGACGTAGAAGAATATTTCAGCGCCCGTATCTTGAGTGGTATTTTCCTTGTTTCAGGCATGTATGCAGGCGCTATCGCAGGTGTAGAGCTGATGCACTGGCAGCCGTGGGCATTTAGTTGCTCAATAGCCATCGCTACGGTTTTACTGGCATGTTTTAGCGTAGTCGTCCAGTTTAAATCCAAATTGGAGTGGCAAAGTTTGCAACTCACTTTGCTGGGGAGTTTATTGCTGTTGCTTTATGGTCTGAGTGTATTTGAAGACGTGTTTACAACGCAGCGCTGGACCAGTCAAACCGTGCAGTTCAGTTTTGCCATCAGCGCAGTAGTGTTAAGTTTGATGTTGATATTCATGCAGCGTTTATCAGTACGCATTGCGAATCAACTGTGGGCTGCAATACTTTGCCTTGCACTTGCCAGTGCTGGTTTAGCGCTTTTCCCACAGATGCCAATTGCAACCTTAGGTGTTGTACCTCTCTTATATGCATTCTATGAGTTTTTCAAACTTAAACGTGATTTTGTTAATCAGACATCTGTATGGGGGCTTGGACTATTGTGGTTGCTGGTTTTAAATTTAGATTCATATTCTGCTCTCCATTACTATGCGGCGCCCTTATTGAATCTGACTGACGTATTGTCTTTGCTTATGTTTACAGGCTTATTGTGGATTATCTATCGACATGATTTTGAGGAGCAGTCCTCGCTAGAATGGAGCGTTAAAATTACCACCATTTTGATTGGGCTGTTGGTGTTTAGTAGTATTGTGGTTCGAGCCATGCATCATTATCTGGCAACGCCGTTATGGGGCAGTGCCATTTGGCATGATGGTTCGGTGCAGCTTAGTTTGACTTTGTTGTGGGTGATTTTAGCTTTTGTGTTAATGACTTTTTCAAGCCAGCGTCATATTCGTCAAATTTGGTTTGTTGGAGCAGCATTGCTTGCGATTGTGGTATTTAAATTATTGTTATTGGATCTATCACAAAGCGGTACGTTAACACGGGTAATTTCCTTTATTGGCTCAGGTGCGGTGATGTTGGTGATTGCCTATATTGCCCCATTACCGCCCAGTCTGGTCGAACAAAAAAAAGAGCGATAA
- a CDS encoding mechanosensitive ion channel family protein — protein sequence MPETNIPKDVAVSLKEIFTNINFERISEILVALVLCLIGFIFARLISNTFIRTVGQNFNAHQSMVWRRGIFYFIFILFIMASLKEAGFKLSVFIGAAGIFTVALGFASQTSASNLISGLFLIGEGSFEVGDTIQITLIRGHTIEGEVISIDLLSVKLLTLDNIYVRLPNEQLIRAPVLNLSKFSIRRIPITLAINFQEDIIKVREVLLDVAANYPLVLDDPKPEVTVTAFRESTIEILFAVWCRQEIFLKARDELQEHVRNGFLKNHIEIPVPKMGIIDRPRPKTRDEIDQYAYEKELKRGPKER from the coding sequence ATGCCAGAGACCAATATTCCTAAAGATGTTGCTGTCAGCTTGAAGGAAATTTTTACCAATATTAACTTCGAAAGAATCAGTGAGATTTTAGTCGCGCTGGTACTGTGTCTGATTGGTTTCATCTTCGCGCGCCTGATTTCCAATACCTTTATACGAACGGTTGGACAGAATTTTAACGCTCATCAAAGTATGGTTTGGCGTCGCGGTATTTTTTATTTTATTTTCATCCTGTTTATCATGGCAAGTCTAAAAGAAGCAGGCTTTAAGCTCAGTGTCTTTATTGGCGCTGCAGGTATTTTTACCGTCGCGCTTGGTTTCGCCTCACAAACATCTGCCAGTAACTTAATTAGCGGTCTATTCCTGATTGGTGAAGGTTCCTTTGAAGTGGGAGATACCATTCAAATTACCTTGATTCGTGGACATACCATTGAAGGAGAAGTCATTTCTATTGATCTACTCTCGGTAAAATTACTGACTTTAGATAATATTTATGTACGTCTGCCCAACGAACAATTGATTCGCGCTCCCGTCCTAAATTTATCCAAATTCTCCATTCGGCGGATTCCAATTACCCTCGCTATTAACTTTCAGGAAGACATCATTAAAGTCCGTGAAGTACTGTTAGATGTTGCTGCCAACTATCCCTTGGTCTTGGATGATCCTAAACCTGAGGTCACAGTAACCGCCTTTCGTGAATCAACCATCGAAATTCTGTTTGCTGTTTGGTGCCGACAAGAAATTTTTCTAAAAGCACGGGATGAACTTCAAGAGCATGTGCGTAATGGTTTCTTAAAAAATCATATTGAAATTCCAGTCCCTAAAATGGGGATTATTGACCGCCCTCGCCCCAAAACTCGTGATGAGATTGACCAGTATGCCTATGAGAAAGAACTCAAAAGAGGACCCAAAGAGCGATAA
- the gspE gene encoding type II secretion system ATPase GspE: protein MQILKQIQIPYSFAKRHGVLLRYDGEQVFIVRRENTAWIALQEARRLLHVPAHYEILDDQRFNALLSSSYAGDTGESQQVAAGLEDHPDLLSLADQVPEAEDLMDQEDDAPIVRLINALLSEAIRVGASDIHIEAFEKKLSVRLRVDGQLREIVQPRRELAPLLVSRIKVMAKLDIAEKRIPQDGRISLRLAGREVDVRVSTLPSSHGERVVMRLLDKQAGRLNMTHLGLLKPDYERLTQLVHRPHGIILVTGPTGSGKTTTLYAALSDLNDNTRNILTAEDPIEYQLEGIGQTQVNTKVDMTFARALKAMLRQDPDVVMVGEIRDLETAEIAVQASLTGHLVLSTLHTNTAIGAVTRLKDMGIEPFLLSSSLIGVIAQRLVRTLCPHCTTWHEADPFEQQIFKPIISSVEGLKLPEPQGCEQCSHMGFSGRTAIYEIVPVDESMRRLIHGNAAEFELESYARQHSGSIRDDGLRKVLAGKTTLEEVLRVTNEAAE from the coding sequence ATGCAAATACTTAAACAAATACAAATTCCTTATAGTTTTGCCAAGCGACATGGCGTTTTACTTCGATATGATGGGGAACAGGTTTTTATTGTACGCCGTGAAAATACTGCATGGATTGCATTACAAGAAGCGCGCCGTTTACTTCATGTGCCTGCACACTATGAAATATTAGATGACCAACGTTTTAATGCCTTGCTCAGTTCTAGTTATGCTGGGGACACAGGCGAGTCACAGCAAGTGGCTGCTGGGCTGGAAGATCATCCCGATTTGCTCAGTTTGGCAGATCAAGTGCCAGAAGCTGAAGATCTCATGGATCAAGAAGATGATGCGCCGATTGTACGTTTAATTAACGCCTTACTTTCAGAAGCGATTCGTGTTGGTGCATCGGATATTCATATTGAAGCCTTTGAAAAGAAACTCTCGGTGCGTTTACGAGTGGATGGTCAACTGCGTGAAATTGTACAACCTCGCCGTGAATTGGCACCGCTTTTGGTGTCTCGGATTAAAGTCATGGCGAAATTGGATATTGCTGAAAAACGGATTCCTCAGGATGGACGTATTTCATTGCGCCTAGCAGGTCGTGAAGTCGATGTGCGTGTCTCGACTTTGCCCTCATCACATGGCGAGCGTGTCGTGATGCGTTTGTTAGATAAACAAGCAGGTCGTTTGAATATGACTCATTTGGGCTTGTTGAAACCCGACTATGAGCGTTTGACTCAATTGGTGCATCGTCCACACGGCATTATTTTGGTGACTGGGCCGACGGGTTCAGGTAAGACCACGACTTTATATGCGGCCTTATCCGACCTAAATGACAATACCCGCAATATTTTGACCGCTGAAGATCCAATTGAATATCAGTTGGAAGGGATTGGTCAGACACAGGTGAATACTAAGGTGGACATGACCTTTGCGCGGGCGCTTAAGGCCATGCTACGTCAAGACCCTGATGTGGTGATGGTGGGGGAAATCCGTGACTTAGAAACAGCCGAAATTGCGGTGCAAGCCTCTTTAACGGGACATTTAGTCTTATCGACCCTACACACCAACACGGCAATTGGTGCGGTGACTCGATTAAAAGATATGGGCATTGAACCTTTCTTATTGTCGAGTTCTCTTATTGGTGTGATTGCACAACGTTTGGTTCGTACACTTTGCCCACATTGCACTACGTGGCACGAGGCAGACCCATTTGAACAGCAGATTTTTAAGCCGATTATTTCTTCGGTTGAAGGGTTGAAATTGCCAGAGCCACAGGGGTGTGAGCAATGTTCACATATGGGTTTTAGTGGGCGAACTGCAATTTATGAAATTGTACCTGTGGATGAATCTATGCGCCGTTTAATACATGGCAACGCGGCTGAATTTGAATTAGAAAGTTATGCACGGCAGCATTCAGGCTCTATTCGGGATGATGGTTTGAGAAAAGTTTTGGCAGGTAAAACGACTTTGGAAGAAGTTTTACGTGTGACCAATGAAGCGGCTGAATAA
- a CDS encoding organic hydroperoxide resistance protein has protein sequence MSLEQVVYTAHAKATGGRDGRAISSDGILDVKLALPKEMGGAGGGTNPEQLFAAGYSACFLGAMKFVANRDHLKITPDVYIEGEVGIGPIPTGFGIQVTLNIHLEGLEQAEAQKLVDAAHIVCPYSNATRGNIDVTLNVIV, from the coding sequence ATGTCTCTAGAACAAGTAGTTTATACCGCACATGCCAAAGCTACAGGTGGCCGTGATGGTCGTGCAATCTCATCTGACGGTATTTTAGATGTCAAACTTGCTCTTCCAAAAGAAATGGGTGGTGCAGGTGGTGGTACCAATCCTGAACAATTATTCGCTGCAGGTTATTCAGCCTGTTTTCTTGGTGCAATGAAATTCGTTGCCAATCGTGATCATTTAAAAATTACGCCTGACGTTTATATCGAAGGTGAGGTAGGTATTGGCCCAATTCCAACAGGCTTTGGTATTCAAGTGACTTTGAATATTCATTTGGAAGGCTTAGAGCAAGCTGAAGCACAAAAATTAGTAGATGCGGCACATATTGTTTGCCCTTATTCAAATGCCACTCGCGGCAATATTGACGTGACATTGAATGTGATTGTTTAA
- a CDS encoding carbon-nitrogen hydrolase family protein, giving the protein MSLLSVAQMNSQNDIEENFKVIESLIQQSKAQGSSLVVFPENFVCFAAGKQRETAAQFETIQKRLETLAHQYQIWLIAGTLPCPFRPDGSVIEDGRVRTVSLCISPERTEARYDKIHLFDVQVGDAVGGYQESKFFEPGSDIVVAQTPFGNIGMMVCYDLRFPELALHLRARGANILTAPSAFTYTTGQMHWQLLLQARAMDSQCQVLGAAQQGWHGEKRQTWGHTAATNSRGQVLDIITTEGAQLITVPFDLQEQQQIRESMPLMQHRRLVQFG; this is encoded by the coding sequence ATGTCTTTACTTTCTGTTGCTCAAATGAATTCTCAAAATGACATTGAAGAAAACTTCAAGGTCATCGAATCATTGATTCAACAGAGTAAAGCACAGGGTTCTTCTTTGGTGGTGTTCCCTGAAAATTTCGTGTGCTTTGCCGCAGGCAAACAACGTGAAACAGCAGCACAGTTCGAAACGATCCAAAAACGACTCGAAACTTTAGCTCACCAGTATCAAATCTGGCTGATTGCAGGAACTTTACCTTGCCCCTTCCGTCCTGATGGTTCTGTGATTGAAGATGGTCGTGTGCGCACAGTCAGTTTGTGTATTAGCCCTGAGCGTACAGAAGCGCGTTACGACAAAATTCACTTGTTTGATGTACAAGTCGGTGATGCTGTCGGTGGCTACCAAGAATCTAAGTTTTTTGAACCAGGCTCAGATATTGTTGTTGCACAAACTCCTTTTGGCAACATTGGGATGATGGTCTGCTATGACCTTCGTTTCCCTGAACTGGCTTTACATTTACGTGCTCGTGGTGCCAATATTTTAACTGCTCCTTCTGCCTTTACTTACACCACTGGTCAAATGCATTGGCAATTACTTTTACAAGCGCGTGCCATGGACAGTCAATGCCAAGTGCTCGGGGCTGCTCAACAAGGCTGGCATGGTGAAAAACGCCAAACATGGGGACATACTGCCGCGACCAATAGTCGTGGGCAAGTACTCGATATTATTACAACTGAGGGTGCACAGCTCATTACTGTACCTTTTGACTTACAAGAACAACAACAAATTCGTGAGTCCATGCCTTTAATGCAACATCGCCGATTGGTTCAGTTTGGTTAA
- the gigB gene encoding anti-anti-sigma factor GigB, with protein MSTGHVEYASLDGTHIFKLIGEVRAQSCISLDKLLNRIEQQSNVVGAIVDLTQTTFIDSTVLGILAKLGLKLKQAHNIQAVMLSTNPDITTLANSMGLGQVFVILNYCGDPSVCTRELMEEHVTNSSMLTTVLDAHKTLMKLNENNQNMFEPLVKQLQKEQDNLEQASHQQNA; from the coding sequence ATGTCAACAGGTCATGTTGAATATGCAAGTTTGGACGGAACGCATATTTTTAAGCTTATCGGCGAAGTGCGAGCCCAATCTTGTATCAGTCTAGACAAACTTTTAAACCGTATTGAACAACAGTCGAATGTCGTTGGGGCAATCGTAGATTTAACCCAAACTACATTCATCGATAGCACAGTGCTAGGCATTTTAGCGAAACTTGGTTTGAAGCTAAAACAAGCTCACAACATTCAGGCCGTCATGTTATCAACCAATCCAGATATTACGACTTTAGCCAATAGCATGGGCTTAGGTCAGGTTTTCGTCATCTTGAATTACTGCGGTGATCCAAGCGTATGTACACGTGAGTTAATGGAAGAACACGTAACCAACTCAAGTATGCTGACAACCGTACTTGATGCGCACAAAACCTTGATGAAATTGAACGAAAATAATCAAAATATGTTTGAACCGCTGGTCAAACAACTCCAAAAAGAACAAGATAATTTGGAACAAGCGTCTCATCAACAAAACGCTTAA
- the gigA gene encoding RsbU family protein phosphatase GigA, giving the protein MYFIQPTRNIPYLDQVLNTLPSVQMIQINDIDLYDPTIIAIADVQDYLTHQWSLPTIVMAFENEGTALAQAWELGALAGWIWNRLPANPEHSLLKIDAQYKRNQDSRDLPSAAELQKRLLPNPIELTNYRIETLFQPSAYLSGDWYDYWKLSDKEIIFYLADVSGHGVTSSLLTSWMAAFHGRSKTPRELIKKLNGMLVQENIEKHITMIAGTLNLETHVLKWSSAGHYPPAIMLEPNHPPKILNTSSFPLGLTEDLEVEEFECLLNKHSRFIICSDGALEPFDGGLNEQFEQLVFHLQNQSFQAPEHVADDIAILSLCRMN; this is encoded by the coding sequence ATGTATTTCATTCAACCAACTCGTAATATTCCTTATTTAGATCAGGTGCTTAATACACTCCCAAGTGTGCAGATGATTCAAATTAATGATATTGACTTGTATGATCCTACGATTATCGCGATTGCCGATGTACAAGATTATCTGACCCATCAGTGGAGTTTGCCCACAATTGTTATGGCCTTTGAAAACGAAGGGACCGCTTTGGCTCAGGCTTGGGAGCTCGGCGCCCTTGCAGGTTGGATTTGGAATCGTTTACCTGCCAATCCTGAACATTCATTATTAAAAATTGATGCTCAATATAAGCGTAATCAGGACAGTCGTGATTTACCGTCTGCTGCTGAACTTCAGAAACGATTACTCCCAAACCCGATTGAACTGACCAATTATCGTATAGAAACACTGTTCCAACCTTCGGCCTATCTTTCTGGCGATTGGTACGACTATTGGAAGCTCAGTGACAAAGAAATTATTTTCTATTTGGCCGATGTGTCTGGTCATGGTGTCACCAGCAGTTTACTCACTTCTTGGATGGCTGCGTTTCATGGCCGCTCAAAAACACCAAGAGAATTGATTAAGAAACTGAATGGGATGTTGGTACAAGAAAATATTGAAAAGCACATCACCATGATTGCCGGTACATTGAATTTAGAAACCCATGTTTTAAAATGGTCGAGCGCTGGACACTATCCTCCTGCAATTATGCTAGAACCCAATCATCCACCTAAAATTTTAAATACCAGTAGTTTTCCACTCGGTTTAACGGAAGATTTAGAAGTAGAAGAATTCGAATGTCTATTAAATAAGCATTCACGTTTCATTATTTGCTCGGATGGTGCTCTTGAACCTTTTGATGGTGGATTGAACGAACAATTCGAACAATTGGTCTTCCATTTGCAAAATCAATCATTTCAAGCCCCTGAACATGTGGCAGATGATATTGCTATCTTAAGTTTATGCAGAATGAATTAA